A portion of the Nitrospira sp. genome contains these proteins:
- a CDS encoding 20S proteasome subunit A/B: MYEEPYRWVEAVGNRRQYLDEQFTQGSPVIAVTYADGILLLTVSKGTPKLYEIYDRLALGGMGHPADLEKLRFSLLEMAHVEGFNRSPSDVTGGRMVKYGIAPVIKQAFEEVFKAPFIVKILLAELGQKADKDRFLTINYDGTFEERTHCAVLAANRSVEQAMLAYLQADPAHAGTLDQAIGIALHAWVLGERSQRRTAETRSEQEPAAPESEQAKIDAETVREYVRDQLDGRTIECAVLDRNHRGSAKYRAPLKPAELGEWAVA, encoded by the coding sequence ATGTACGAAGAACCATACCGTTGGGTCGAAGCGGTCGGCAACCGCCGGCAGTATCTGGACGAACAATTCACGCAGGGGAGCCCGGTGATCGCCGTGACGTACGCGGACGGGATTCTGCTCCTCACGGTCAGCAAAGGCACTCCGAAACTCTATGAAATTTACGATCGTCTGGCGCTGGGAGGCATGGGCCATCCGGCCGATCTCGAGAAACTGCGCTTCAGCCTGTTGGAAATGGCTCATGTTGAGGGGTTCAATCGGTCGCCGTCCGATGTCACCGGCGGTCGCATGGTCAAGTATGGGATCGCACCGGTGATCAAACAGGCGTTCGAAGAGGTCTTCAAGGCGCCGTTCATCGTGAAAATCCTGCTGGCCGAACTGGGACAGAAAGCCGACAAGGACAGGTTTCTGACTATCAATTATGACGGGACGTTTGAAGAACGGACTCACTGTGCCGTCTTGGCCGCCAATCGGTCCGTCGAGCAAGCGATGCTGGCTTATTTGCAGGCGGATCCGGCCCATGCCGGCACACTTGATCAGGCGATCGGTATTGCGCTGCATGCGTGGGTGTTGGGGGAGCGGTCTCAGCGCAGGACCGCGGAGACACGATCGGAGCAGGAGCCGGCCGCGCCGGAATCGGAGCAGGCCAAGATCGATGCCGAGACGGTGAGAGAGTATGTGCGTGATCAGCTTGACGGCCGTACGATCGAATGCGCCGTGCTCGATCGGAACCATCGCGGATCGGCAAAATATCGGGCCCCCCTCAAGCCCGCCGAACTCGGCGAGTGGGCTGTAGCGTGA
- a CDS encoding proteasome subunit alpha: MGMQGDFFQLLKEQGYQFGLPAAAASDVEIPTATTILAFRYRDGVLVAGDRRATAGNMVMYDRTDKVLEIDRHSVMAIAGVPATAYEMARILEHSFKYYRRTQLQELSFEGKLRALSKLLKENVAAALAGTGAVAPIFAGYDVDQGVAKTYFYDILGAEFEGVEYAVSGSGSPTIRGILHYLNTWSEQPLSGMVEEQAAIQALRLLTCAAEFDSATGGVNREANLYPVIKLITQDGVRTVPDADLKQTFEAGVSRRA; encoded by the coding sequence ATGGGGATGCAGGGAGATTTTTTTCAACTGCTGAAGGAACAGGGCTATCAATTCGGCCTGCCCGCCGCCGCGGCGTCGGACGTCGAGATTCCAACGGCCACGACGATTCTGGCCTTCAGATATCGGGACGGCGTCCTGGTCGCCGGAGACCGCCGTGCCACGGCCGGCAACATGGTGATGTACGATCGGACCGACAAGGTGCTCGAGATCGACCGGCACAGCGTCATGGCGATTGCCGGAGTGCCGGCCACGGCGTATGAAATGGCCCGCATTCTGGAACATTCGTTTAAGTACTATCGGCGGACGCAGCTTCAGGAATTGAGCTTCGAGGGAAAGTTGCGGGCGCTGTCCAAGTTGCTCAAGGAAAATGTGGCGGCGGCGCTTGCCGGAACGGGAGCGGTGGCGCCCATCTTCGCCGGCTATGACGTCGATCAGGGAGTGGCGAAGACGTATTTCTACGATATCCTGGGGGCGGAATTCGAAGGCGTCGAGTATGCCGTGTCGGGCTCCGGTTCGCCTACGATTCGAGGGATACTTCACTATCTGAACACCTGGAGCGAGCAGCCGTTGAGCGGCATGGTGGAAGAGCAGGCGGCGATTCAAGCCTTGCGGCTGTTGACCTGCGCGGCTGAATTTGATTCGGCGACCGGCGGGGTGAATCGCGAAGCCAATCTCTATCCGGTCATTAAGCTGATCACACAGGACGGAGTCCGCACGGTGCCGGATGCGGATCTCAAGCAGACGTTCGAAGCCGGCGTGAGCCGTCGAGCCTGA
- a CDS encoding ubiquitin-like protein UBact: MSNVMTPERREGPADPMPKGPGPSEEERGPRRPDTGSPETDNLMKRMRKVDPKQAERYRQRTGQ; this comes from the coding sequence ATGAGCAACGTGATGACGCCCGAACGCCGCGAAGGGCCGGCGGACCCGATGCCGAAGGGGCCCGGTCCTTCCGAAGAGGAACGAGGTCCTCGGCGTCCCGATACCGGATCGCCGGAGACGGACAATCTGATGAAACGCATGCGCAAGGTCGATCCGAAACAAGCGGAACGGTATCGGCAGAGGACAGGTCAGTAG
- a CDS encoding proteasome accessory factor PafA2 family protein, translating into MPVSVRLFGIETEYGIARDDLEQMDPVVESMELVRAHLTASFERRWDYAGEDPHEDARGFRVSGLQQDREEDEFAKVDAHRPFSFHEMKSDLVLPNGARFYNDHTHPEYSTPECRTLKDLVAQDRAGERVLQRAADRRNRSLGGAHVHLYKNNTDFHGHSYGCHDNYLVPRTVSFAALVSGLLPFLVSRQIIAGSGKVGTEAQESGFVAGPYQLSQRADFMETDLSVDTMHNRPILNTRDEPHADARKYRRLHLVLGDANMCEYATALKVGTTRLVLELIARDAAPDLELESPVSAIKQISRDADLKVRVRRQQGSALSGLDIQEEYLAAARRTLSGSDPETDWILAEWENVLCQLNGERSQLVGKLDWVTKQWLLETFVREERIGWDDPWLASLDLEYHNVNPERGLFLGLEAEGKAWRLTTEKDVEQSLSSGPRDTRGGLRGLCVRRFPDQIKGMQWERIQFTGGFRSRVLDMSDLFEPEAVLRCTEVFQAASSPAEALDVWDARKDTEP; encoded by the coding sequence ATGCCGGTGTCTGTGCGGCTGTTCGGGATCGAAACCGAATACGGGATTGCCAGGGACGACCTGGAGCAGATGGATCCCGTGGTCGAATCGATGGAGTTGGTGCGGGCGCACCTCACGGCGTCGTTCGAGCGGCGCTGGGACTATGCGGGGGAGGATCCGCATGAGGATGCGCGCGGATTTCGCGTGTCGGGATTGCAACAGGACCGGGAAGAGGACGAGTTCGCAAAGGTCGACGCCCATCGGCCGTTTTCCTTTCATGAGATGAAGAGCGACCTCGTGTTGCCGAACGGCGCGCGGTTCTATAACGATCATACGCACCCCGAATATTCGACGCCGGAGTGCCGGACCTTGAAGGACCTAGTGGCTCAAGACCGAGCGGGGGAGCGCGTCCTTCAACGGGCAGCCGATCGCCGGAACCGGAGTCTCGGCGGAGCTCACGTTCACCTCTACAAGAACAACACCGATTTCCACGGGCACAGCTACGGCTGTCACGACAACTATTTGGTGCCCAGAACCGTGTCCTTTGCCGCCTTGGTGTCGGGCCTGTTGCCGTTTCTCGTGAGCCGCCAGATCATTGCCGGATCGGGGAAAGTGGGCACGGAAGCCCAGGAGTCTGGGTTCGTGGCGGGCCCCTACCAGCTGTCGCAGCGCGCTGATTTCATGGAGACGGATCTGAGCGTCGATACCATGCACAACCGGCCCATCCTGAACACCCGCGACGAACCGCACGCGGATGCCCGGAAATACCGGCGCCTCCATCTCGTCTTGGGCGACGCCAACATGTGTGAGTATGCGACGGCGCTCAAGGTCGGCACGACCAGGCTGGTGTTGGAGTTGATCGCCCGCGATGCGGCGCCGGATCTTGAATTGGAGTCACCGGTCTCGGCGATCAAGCAGATTTCGCGGGATGCGGACCTCAAGGTCAGGGTGCGCCGGCAACAGGGCTCGGCTCTTTCTGGGCTCGACATTCAGGAGGAATACCTGGCCGCGGCCCGTCGGACACTGTCGGGATCCGATCCGGAGACGGACTGGATCTTGGCGGAGTGGGAGAACGTCCTGTGTCAACTGAACGGCGAGCGAAGCCAATTGGTGGGAAAGCTGGACTGGGTGACCAAACAATGGCTGTTGGAAACGTTCGTCCGCGAAGAGCGGATCGGCTGGGATGATCCCTGGCTGGCAAGCTTGGATCTGGAATATCACAATGTCAATCCCGAGCGGGGACTCTTTCTGGGGCTTGAAGCGGAAGGCAAGGCCTGGCGGTTGACGACTGAGAAGGACGTCGAGCAATCGCTGTCATCAGGACCGCGCGATACCAGGGGTGGATTGCGAGGCCTCTGTGTGCGCCGGTTTCCCGACCAGATTAAGGGCATGCAGTGGGAACGGATTCAGTTCACCGGCGGGTTTCGGTCGAGGGTGCTGGATATGAGCGATTTGTTCGAACCGGAGGCCGTCTTGCGCTGCACGGAGGTCTTCCAGGCTGCGTCTTCGCCGGCCGAGGCGCTCGATGTCTGGGATGCAAGAAAGGATACTGAACCATGA
- a CDS encoding AAA family ATPase translates to MDDSADKKQAGTDPLELIEECLASFTEADPRRKLLYKVRHAVMLAQTANQQREAEFKKVSEVVAKLTAPANRIGTLLDRPGEGLARILIGGAEYYANVDPRVPAQDLKIGTQILVNEAYAVIKTLGYDRNGPVLKLAEAMTDGRLRFEQEMGRQALVLQRSSDLAGVELKAGDEIRIDPSHRIAIEKLEERKATRHVLDEVPAVTWEQIGGQRDAITAIRKAIEYPLLHRETFEKFKFSQPKGFLLYGPPGCGKTLIGQAAAGSLAKLVGESKQQAAVDDRRPPVVTGAFLHVKGPEILNMWLGESERMVRDLFAQARARRKEGALPFIFIDEAESILGTRRAMRSFNISNTLVPMFCSEMDGIESLQDVVIILASNRPDLIDPAVLRPGRIDRKIKVRRPNREASTEILKVYLTSDLPFDQAVLDERGGDAVGVSAWLAQEVIDTLFKRTDDNRLLSIRLRNGQHQVLYRSDLISGAILASVVQRAKEKAIDRTIQAGRPAGMTAQDLLDATAEEFREGEMLPPDDAAEEWLKLLDHHPEQVVGISSFRRGRPTEERAVNQII, encoded by the coding sequence ATGGATGACTCAGCCGACAAGAAGCAGGCCGGTACGGATCCGTTGGAACTGATCGAAGAATGTCTCGCGTCGTTTACCGAAGCGGATCCCCGTCGGAAGCTGCTGTACAAGGTGCGGCATGCGGTGATGCTCGCTCAGACGGCGAACCAGCAACGCGAGGCCGAATTCAAGAAGGTGAGCGAAGTCGTGGCGAAGCTGACGGCGCCCGCCAACCGGATCGGGACGTTGCTCGACCGACCAGGCGAAGGATTGGCCAGGATTCTCATCGGCGGGGCCGAGTACTATGCCAACGTCGATCCCCGCGTGCCGGCGCAGGATCTCAAGATCGGCACACAGATTTTGGTGAACGAAGCCTATGCCGTGATCAAGACGCTGGGCTATGACCGGAACGGACCCGTCTTGAAATTGGCCGAAGCCATGACCGACGGACGGTTGCGCTTCGAGCAGGAGATGGGCCGACAAGCCCTGGTTTTACAACGGTCGAGCGACCTCGCGGGGGTCGAGCTGAAGGCGGGCGACGAAATCCGGATCGATCCCAGCCATCGGATCGCCATCGAGAAGCTCGAGGAGCGCAAGGCCACCCGGCATGTGCTGGATGAAGTGCCGGCCGTGACGTGGGAGCAGATCGGCGGACAGCGAGATGCGATCACCGCGATCAGGAAGGCGATCGAATACCCGTTGTTGCACAGGGAGACCTTTGAGAAGTTCAAGTTCTCGCAACCCAAGGGATTTCTGTTGTACGGCCCACCCGGTTGCGGCAAAACATTGATCGGACAGGCTGCGGCCGGCAGTCTGGCGAAACTGGTCGGGGAATCCAAACAGCAGGCTGCAGTTGACGATCGCCGCCCGCCGGTCGTGACCGGGGCGTTCCTCCACGTGAAGGGACCGGAAATTCTGAACATGTGGTTGGGAGAATCGGAGCGGATGGTCCGCGACCTCTTCGCCCAGGCCCGGGCTCGGCGCAAGGAAGGGGCGTTGCCGTTTATTTTCATCGATGAGGCGGAATCCATCCTGGGCACCAGGCGTGCGATGCGATCCTTCAACATCTCCAACACCCTTGTGCCGATGTTCTGCAGCGAGATGGACGGGATCGAGTCGTTGCAGGACGTGGTCATCATTCTAGCGTCGAACCGGCCCGACCTGATCGATCCGGCCGTGCTGCGGCCCGGCCGCATCGACCGGAAGATCAAGGTGCGCCGGCCGAACCGCGAAGCGTCCACCGAGATTCTCAAAGTCTATCTGACATCGGATCTGCCGTTCGATCAGGCGGTGCTGGACGAACGGGGCGGCGATGCGGTCGGAGTGTCGGCCTGGCTGGCCCAGGAGGTCATCGACACCCTGTTCAAGCGAACAGATGACAATCGGCTGCTGTCGATCCGGTTGCGCAACGGGCAGCATCAGGTGCTCTATCGCAGCGACCTTATCAGCGGAGCGATTCTGGCGTCCGTCGTTCAACGGGCCAAGGAGAAGGCGATCGATCGGACGATCCAAGCAGGGCGGCCTGCCGGCATGACGGCGCAGGATCTGTTGGATGCAACGGCGGAAGAATTTCGCGAAGGCGAGATGCTGCCGCCTGACGATGCCGCCGAAGAATGGCTCAAGCTCCTCGATCACCACCCCGAGCAAGTTGTGGGGATCTCCTCGTTCCGCCGCGGGCGGCCAACGGAAGAGCGAGCCGTGAACCAAATCATTTGA
- a CDS encoding trypsin-like peptidase domain-containing protein, translating into MRSGLLLIIAALAAIGVLLDAAAVPAAEWGKPLGSAYDGVEGKPRPVMPGPTELSPDERATMAVFERATKSVVFISNTAIQQDFWSFNTMEVPQGSGSGFVWNKQGHIVTNFHVIYGAHSIKVTLADRSEYKAVLIGADPDHDLAVLQIQFTEGSLEPLAVGTSNDLRVGQKVLAIGNPFGLDHTLTTGVVSALGRTIKSMSNRTIEGVVQTDAAINPGNSGGPLLDSSGRLIGVNTQIISPSGAYAGIGFAVPVDTVNRIVPELIKHGKLIRPGLGVSLVPDAVAKRWGVKGLIVGKVSRGGAAEKAGLQGARETSPGRVELGDIITSVDGKTVSTVDDLMDVMETRKVGDRVIVEILRGNRKQQVAVSLQAVN; encoded by the coding sequence TTGCGCTCCGGCCTTCTCCTGATCATTGCCGCGCTGGCTGCGATCGGCGTGCTTCTCGACGCTGCTGCCGTTCCGGCTGCGGAGTGGGGAAAGCCGCTCGGGTCGGCCTATGACGGGGTCGAGGGAAAGCCTCGACCGGTGATGCCTGGTCCGACTGAGCTGTCGCCGGACGAACGGGCGACCATGGCCGTCTTCGAACGGGCGACCAAGTCCGTGGTCTTCATTTCGAATACCGCCATCCAACAGGACTTCTGGTCCTTCAATACGATGGAGGTACCGCAGGGATCGGGGTCGGGGTTCGTGTGGAACAAGCAAGGACACATCGTCACCAACTTTCACGTCATTTACGGCGCGCACTCGATCAAAGTGACGTTGGCCGACCGATCCGAGTACAAGGCCGTCCTGATCGGGGCGGATCCGGATCATGATCTGGCGGTCTTGCAAATTCAGTTCACGGAAGGTTCTCTGGAGCCGCTCGCGGTGGGCACGTCGAACGATCTGCGCGTCGGGCAGAAGGTGTTGGCGATCGGCAACCCGTTCGGATTGGACCATACGCTGACCACCGGCGTCGTCAGCGCCTTGGGGCGCACAATCAAATCGATGTCGAATCGGACGATCGAAGGGGTCGTCCAAACCGACGCCGCCATCAACCCGGGCAACTCCGGCGGTCCGTTGCTCGACAGCAGCGGTCGTTTGATCGGCGTCAATACGCAAATCATCAGTCCGAGCGGCGCCTACGCCGGCATCGGGTTCGCCGTTCCTGTTGATACGGTCAACCGGATCGTGCCGGAGCTGATCAAGCACGGAAAACTCATCCGTCCCGGGCTGGGCGTGTCGCTTGTTCCGGATGCGGTGGCGAAACGCTGGGGAGTGAAGGGCTTGATCGTCGGCAAGGTGTCACGGGGCGGGGCCGCGGAGAAGGCCGGGCTCCAAGGTGCACGGGAAACTTCCCCCGGACGGGTAGAACTCGGCGACATTATCACCTCCGTCGACGGGAAAACGGTTTCGACGGTCGACGACCTCATGGACGTGATGGAAACGCGTAAAGTCGGTGATCGCGTAATCGTGGAAATCTTGCGAGGGAATCGCAAACAACAGGTCGCGGTGAGCCTTCAAGCGGTGAATTGA
- a CDS encoding secondary thiamine-phosphate synthase enzyme YjbQ, which produces MAVKTVPVRLAMRGDTQIENVTKVVQEALSESKLAAGIATVFVRHTTASVMIIEDEPGIRADTQTFWDRAVPADPTWQHNVRNTGEDNGHSHLRGQLQGPSITVPFASGALLLGTWQQIVVVDFDTRARTRELIIQIMGE; this is translated from the coding sequence ATGGCCGTCAAGACCGTTCCCGTCCGTCTGGCGATGCGCGGCGACACGCAGATCGAAAACGTGACCAAGGTGGTACAGGAGGCGCTGTCGGAGTCAAAGCTGGCGGCCGGCATCGCGACGGTGTTCGTCCGGCACACCACCGCGTCGGTCATGATCATTGAAGACGAGCCGGGCATCCGAGCGGACACGCAAACGTTCTGGGATCGGGCAGTTCCCGCGGACCCGACCTGGCAGCACAATGTCCGCAACACCGGAGAGGACAACGGGCACAGTCATTTGCGCGGGCAACTGCAGGGGCCTTCGATTACCGTTCCCTTTGCCTCCGGCGCATTGCTGTTGGGGACCTGGCAGCAGATCGTCGTCGTTGATTTCGATACTCGAGCCCGCACGCGCGAACTCATCATCCAAATCATGGGGGAATAG
- a CDS encoding HIT family protein produces MAEGEPTVTDPSCRACGGRWPGTDHFIADLGLSNAYLYDDQYFPGWTVVVFKRHATELFHLAPTERIQLMEEVNVAAKALADTFGAKKINYELLGNQLPHIHWHVIPRLTTDPAPLEPVWRVPHEPIRLTGEDLQKQLQCIARAIARLR; encoded by the coding sequence ATGGCGGAAGGCGAACCAACCGTGACCGATCCATCCTGTCGAGCCTGCGGAGGACGGTGGCCGGGCACCGATCACTTCATCGCGGACCTGGGGCTCTCCAACGCCTATCTGTACGATGATCAATACTTTCCGGGGTGGACGGTGGTCGTCTTCAAACGGCACGCGACTGAGTTGTTCCACCTGGCTCCCACGGAACGCATTCAACTGATGGAAGAAGTAAACGTGGCGGCCAAGGCTCTCGCCGATACCTTCGGAGCCAAGAAGATCAACTACGAATTGCTCGGCAACCAGCTCCCGCACATCCATTGGCATGTGATTCCCCGGTTGACGACAGACCCGGCTCCACTCGAACCGGTCTGGCGCGTCCCGCATGAACCGATTCGCTTGACCGGCGAAGACCTCCAGAAGCAGCTTCAATGCATCGCCCGAGCCATCGCCAGGCTGCGATAA
- a CDS encoding tetratricopeptide repeat protein: MRRSVPVTILAASLALLFRTGPSYSQIPDEPTAPPFVDNSRLVDSPPLVESPPPVESVPLLPAPPHAEPLTREPPMDEQEEDAALALSDLRNAARLAPQNAENRLNLARGLYRIGDLDAAIEECRAAIKLNASDPQAHLQLGVLLMAKQDWRGASAALKEAVQLDSTLAHAHYSLGSVQYTGGNVKAAIESYRQALELQPNFPDARYRLALLLKLINRGEEAAQFMEEAAIGGVPQAQFFLGNAYKGGQGVQKNLALAIYWWARAEEFGHQAAAEALSKTRRLALSADQPERKRKETLDAFQAYRERLREEFPDQVQQIQMEDGETLGMTLLKQNRTDAAVPVLLKEAYALSEAAQAALAKLYEMGWDQQLPPYDPALLACFETTAADGFAPAKKTVARIYGKGLGTAPDLRKAKAALKGLPKQEVKALLDEFATP; this comes from the coding sequence ATGCGTCGATCGGTTCCCGTGACCATTCTGGCCGCGTCCCTCGCGCTGCTGTTCCGGACCGGTCCTTCGTATTCCCAGATACCGGATGAGCCGACTGCTCCACCGTTCGTCGACAATTCACGCCTCGTTGACAGCCCACCGCTCGTCGAAAGCCCGCCGCCTGTCGAGAGCGTCCCGCTCCTGCCGGCACCGCCCCACGCGGAGCCTCTGACTCGGGAACCGCCGATGGACGAGCAGGAAGAGGATGCCGCGCTCGCCCTCAGCGATCTCCGCAACGCGGCCCGTCTGGCGCCCCAGAACGCGGAAAACCGCTTGAATCTCGCGCGGGGACTCTATCGAATCGGAGATCTCGACGCCGCGATCGAAGAATGCCGTGCCGCGATCAAGTTGAACGCCTCGGATCCGCAAGCGCACTTACAGCTTGGGGTGCTCCTTATGGCCAAGCAGGACTGGCGCGGAGCCTCGGCCGCGCTGAAGGAAGCCGTTCAGCTGGATTCCACGCTGGCTCATGCGCATTACAGCCTCGGCAGCGTGCAGTACACGGGCGGGAACGTGAAAGCGGCGATCGAGTCCTATCGACAGGCGCTGGAGCTGCAGCCGAACTTTCCCGATGCGCGCTATCGCCTGGCACTGCTGCTGAAGCTGATCAACCGCGGTGAGGAGGCGGCGCAATTCATGGAGGAAGCGGCGATCGGAGGCGTACCGCAGGCCCAATTCTTCCTCGGCAATGCCTACAAAGGCGGCCAGGGGGTTCAGAAGAATCTGGCCCTGGCGATCTACTGGTGGGCAAGAGCCGAGGAATTCGGTCATCAGGCCGCCGCGGAGGCCCTCTCGAAGACCAGGCGGTTGGCGTTGTCTGCCGATCAGCCGGAGCGGAAGCGCAAGGAGACACTCGATGCGTTTCAGGCCTATCGGGAGAGGTTGCGAGAGGAGTTTCCCGACCAAGTTCAGCAGATTCAGATGGAAGACGGCGAGACCCTCGGCATGACACTCCTGAAGCAGAATCGGACTGACGCGGCCGTTCCTGTCCTCTTGAAGGAAGCCTATGCACTCAGCGAGGCGGCACAGGCTGCATTGGCCAAACTGTACGAGATGGGATGGGACCAGCAGCTGCCACCCTATGATCCCGCCTTGCTCGCCTGCTTCGAGACGACGGCGGCCGACGGCTTCGCTCCCGCGAAAAAGACCGTCGCGCGCATCTACGGCAAGGGTCTCGGCACCGCGCCGGATCTTCGGAAGGCCAAGGCGGCGTTGAAAGGGCTCCCGAAGCAGGAGGTGAAAGCCCTGCTCGATGAGTTCGCGACACCATAG